One window of Felis catus isolate Fca126 chromosome D4, F.catus_Fca126_mat1.0, whole genome shotgun sequence genomic DNA carries:
- the LOC123381484 gene encoding spermatogenesis-associated protein 31D3-like, producing the protein MPVPENSSPDSPGGWSTCIPTIRGSAHLSSSISGFSCWQAHAQNMFLPALSHSNFQQEQDYFHLPETHLWGDPANRHKEAGGISFLDLNIQEVLERQMKKRMPFQILEKKEKEEGPFSKHTWPEYQRTSSVNSLQPFDVQVTTAPKTGWNFEGKPEHLCICQQLLDLKCLGENLYQKYSQLVWGLPSSHSESLVDTLLVSSSTSPLGSHFVLFNGCCNAPAVKMQDQEVLLHPHSHRLPLPGLYSRPWPQNLSQSQPLSFTQVNPQAHLQPRLPIIPSSSSPQNRDCGVFFQGSKNESDSPVLTENQHVPWHMLKKHQESLWGLVPGFPRYPEAICPQAPNFPLVIWSSIIPGHFHITCESQERLEFHSPRKVPHAGACMPVQI; encoded by the exons ATG CCTGTTCCAGAGAACTCATCTCCAGATAGCCCTGGTGGATGGTCCACTTGTATCCCAACAATCAGAGGTAGTGCTCATTTAAGCTCGTCAATTTCCGGATTCTCCTGTTGGCAGGCTCATGCGCAGAACATGTTCCTCCCCGCATTATCACACTCTAATTTTCAGCAAGAGCAAGATTACTTCCATCTACCAGAAACCCATCTCTGGGGAGACCCTGCTAACAGGCACAAGGAGGCCGGTGGAATTTCTTTCCTTGACCTTAACATACAGGAAGTCTtagagagacaaatgaaaaagagaatgccTTTCCAGattttggagaagaaagaaaaagaagagggaccATTTTCAAAACACACGTGGCCAGAATACCAAAGGACATCTTCAGTGAATTCACTGCAGCCCTTTGATGTACAGGTCACCACAGCCCCCAAAACTGGCTGGAATTTTGAAGGCAAACCAGAGCACCTGTGCATTTGTCAGCAGCTCCTCGATCTCAAGTGTTTGGGGGAAAACTTGTATCAGAAATATAGCCAGCTCGTCTGGGGTCTTCCCTCCTCACATAGTGAGTCCTTAGTAGACACTCTCCTGGTTTCTAGTAGTACTTCCCCACTAGGGTCTCACTTTGTCTTATTCAATGGATGCTGTAATGCTCCTGCAGTCAAAATGCAGGATCAAGAAGTTCTACTCCACCCTCATTCCCATCGCCTTCCTCTCCCCGGTTTATATTCCCGACCCTGGCCTCAAAACTTGTCCCAATCCCAGCCGCTATCTTTCACTCAGGTGAACCCCCAGGCCCACCTTCAACCTCGCCTACCAATCATACCATCGTCTTCTTCACCCCAGAATAGGGACTGTGGAGTGTTTTTCCAAGGATCCAAGAATGAGTCAGACTCTCCTGTCTTGACTGAAAACCAGCATGTGCCATGGCACATGTTGAAGAAGCACCAGGAAAGTTTGTGGGGTTTAGTCCCTGGGTTCCCAAGATATCCTGAAGCCATTTGTCCTCAAGCCCCCAACTTTCCATTGGTTATATGGTCATCCATCATTCCTGGCCATTTCCATATTACCTGTGAATCCCAGGAGAGACTGGAGTTTCACAGTCCAAGGAAGGTACCCCATGCTGGTGCTTGCATGCCTGTACAAATCTAG